The following are from one region of the Macrobrachium nipponense isolate FS-2020 chromosome 21, ASM1510439v2, whole genome shotgun sequence genome:
- the LOC135197541 gene encoding piggyBac transposable element-derived protein 3-like, whose translation MSVLKMPRIRMYWQGMTRLPFIADAMPRDRFFKLRSALKFVDDNKISAAQRSLDRVWKVRPLLEEIRKRCNELPREKKLSIDESIIPFRGRLNIKQHVPGKPNPDGLKMFVLASTKGLVYDFEIFQGKEALISLVDQLNAKPNRPVTLGEAVVFRFLPSVEPGSSLFFDRYFTSPQLLGDLYDRCLRGTGTLKKNMLPKEANLKSEATLKREGRGASDSQVRYDRKVALTAWYDKKVIYMASNEFGIKEEDVCLRWSKAKNEHIQVQRPCVVREYNKAMGGVDLHDQVVSYYRSSSRTKKWTVRTGLHMMDVTTANSWLEYRADCGENKYMPYLDFKLQLANQLMRGELSDRDGRRLGSTDSDEELGDPAPKTKRGKFKVPFAW comes from the coding sequence ATGTCAGTATTAAAGATGCCAAGGATTAGAATGTATTGGCAAGGTATGACACGCCTACCATTTATTGCTGATGCTATGCCCAGAGATAGATTCTTTAAATTAAGGTCTGCTCTCAAATTTGttgatgataataaaatttctgcagcacagagaagtttagatCGAGTATGGAAGGTGAGACCTCTCCTTGAAGAAATTAGAAAGAGATGCAATGAGCTcccaagagagaaaaaactgaGTATTGATGAGAGTATCATTCCTTTTCGAGGAAGACTGAACATAAAGCAACATGTTCCAGGGAAACCAAATCCTGATGGATTGAAGATGTTTGTGTTAGCATCAACTAAAGGACTTGTTTATGATTTTGAAATTTTTCAGGGGAAAGAGGCACTGATTTCTCTGGTTGACCAGCTGAATGCTAAACCTAACAGGCCAGTAACATTGGGAGAGGCAGTTGTGTTCCGATTTCTTCCTAGTGTGGAACCTGGATCAAGTTTATTCTTTGATAGGTATTTTACTTCTCCTCAACTTTTGGGAGACTTGTATGATAGATGTCTGAGGGGCACAGgaactttaaagaaaaatatgctaCCTAAAGAGGCAAATTTGAAATCTGAAGCAACATTGaaaagagagggaagaggagcATCAGATTCACAAGTTAGGTATGACAGGAAAGTTGCATTAACAGCATGGTATGATAAGAAAGTAATATACATGGCTTCAAACGAGTTTGGAATTAAGGAAGAGGATGTCTGCCTTCGGTGGTCAAAGGCaaaaaatgaacacatacaagtGCAAAGACCATGTGTAGTTAGAGAGTATAATAAAGCAATGGGAGGAGTGGACTTACACGATCAAGTCGTAAGTTATTACAGAAGTAGCTCTAGAACTAAGAAGTGGACTGTTAGAACAGGACTTCACATGATGGATGTGACAACTGCTAATAGCTGGTTGGAATATAGGGCAGACTGCGGAGAAAACAAATATATGCCATACTTGGATTTTAAACTACAGTTGGCTAATCAGCTTATGAGAGGAGAGTTATCTGATAGAGATGGAAGACGATTGGGCAGCACAGATTCTGATGAAGAACTTGGAGATCCAGCCCCTAAGACCAAAAGAGGAAAATTTAAAGTCCCTTTTGCCTGGTGA
- the LOC135197539 gene encoding uncharacterized protein LOC135197539, whose translation MAKMADGDNAGRAHRRRLRSDNRNAQTYQAILERLDSSDISSADDDDDDWVPEAVSSRGNILSSSDDSSSEDEDENATVQVPNVTSSNSQGRRSFYLRDIDFRDTFISDEPEKNGDGRSFRPIDYFRSYMNMDFIEHIALCTNMKATETTGSSLGTSGEENCSVS comes from the exons ATGGCAAAGATGGCGGACGGTGACAACGCCGGAAGAGCCCATAGGCGACGCCTACGCTCAGATAATC GTAATGCCCAAACCTACCAAGCGATATTGGAAAGGTTAGACTCCAGTGACATAAGCAGtgctgatgatgacgatgatgactgGGTACCTGAGGCAGTATCTTCCAGAGGAAACATTTTATCCTCGAGTGATGATTCGTCttctgaagatgaagatgaaaatgCAACTGTGCAGGTTCCTAATGTAACCTCGTCTAATTCCCAGGGAAGGCGTTCCTTTTATTTGAGGGACATAGATTTTCGAGACACTTTCATCAGTGATGAACCAGAGAAGAATGGTGATGGCAGATCTTTTAGACCAATCGACTACTTCAGGAGTTATATGAACATGGACTTCATAGAACACATTGCTTTATGTACCAATATGAAAGCTACTGAAACCACAGGGTCATCCTTGGGAACCAGTGGAGAGGAAAATTGCAGTGTTTCATAG